The DNA region ACACACTTTAATCAAAGCCTTAGCCTCATCTACTTGAGTGCTACCCCATTTTTTGAAAAGCTCTGTGCTGCCTCCAAATGTCGCAGTTCCTAGCATCATATTTGGGATAACTTGCCCACTATTGCCTAAATATCTGTATTTCATACATATCTCCTATAACAAATAATTAAACTTGGCATTATACACGCCACGCGATACATTTCAGCAAACCCTAGATTCAAAAATGCACTTGTGCAAGATGTCTAAAAACAACCCAAGAAAAACTCCACACAATTAACCCAAGCAACGCACAAAGAGAAGTAATTGTGCCAATAAGCCCAATTTGCCCCTCTAAAAAATGATAATTTTTTAAAAATACGCCTAGATAAGGACCTAAGCCATCACGCACATCAGCAATAAAGAAATTTAACCAAGCTAGAGTGTTGTATGTATTCATTATTGGTTTTTGTGATAATTTGAAACAAAAATGTGATTTTACATTAAATTTTATTTGAATTAAAGGTTTGTAAGGATTTAGTGTTGATTTAAAGGGAATTAATAAAAAATCATTGCACTAATCCATAGTCCAAAAAGAGAAACTAGAAGAACAAAAAAGACAAGAATAAAAGCAAAAATTATGTATTGTAGGAGTGAAATTTTGATATTGTAGATTTTAAGTTTAAGCAAAAAGAGTAGGGTAGCAAGTGATCCTAAGGGTGTGAGTTTGGAGCCTATATTGCAGCCTAGTAAGTGTGCAAATGCAAGGGTTTGAGTGTGTAGTGAATTAAGTTCAAAAGATTGAAGTGTGAGATTACCTAAGAGCACCATAGGAAGATTATTTATAATGCTAGAACCAAGGCTTGAGAAGATTCCAACACTAAAGATTTGCATTAAAAGTGGTGCTAAGTCTATAGAATCAAAAATAATTTGCATAGTATCTAAAAAACCTGCATTTTTCACGCCAAAGACAACAACGAAAAGTCCAAAACTAAAAATCACCACAGAAAAAGGAGTTTCTTTTAATAAAGTTTTAACTTGAATCAAATCTAAAGCTTTTGCATAGATGAGCGCAATAAGGCTAATGCCAAATAAAAAGATATAGAGTTCTATGCCATAGTGTTGCCCAAGAGTGATGCCTATAAACAAAATAATGATTAAGATATAGCATAAAGCAAGAGTTATTTTGGAGGGCTTGTGGTTTGAATTTGGATTGGAATTGACATTATCACTAAGCGGAGTGTCTGGTTTAAAATGGAGAGTGTGTGGCAAGAATTGTCTAAAACAAATCCAAGCAATGATGATAAAGACAAATATTCCAAAAATTTGAGGTAGCGCCATCATCATAGCAAAGTGCAAAAAGCTGATTTTAAACATTTCTGCTGTGATAATATTAGTAAGATTAGAAATAATAAAGGCATTAGAAGCAAAATCGCTAATAAAGCTAATAAGAAGCAAGAAAACCACAAGAGGCGAGAAAGAAGCAAAAAATTTTATTTTTGGGGTGATATGTTTTTGTTTGCTAAAGTCTATTTTGTTGAAAAGTGCTAATACAAGTGGAGTTAGCACTAAAATTGCTCCATCATTGGCAAAAACCATACTCACTATACTGCCTAAAATGATAAGCAATACAAAAAATTTCCAAGTATGAATGCAATGTGTATTAGGAATGATATATGAAGCAAGATGAGAAAAGAATCCAAGCTTTTCAAAAGCAAGACTAAAAAGAATAAGTCCAATGAGTGCTAAAGTGCTGGGTTTGGTGATTTCCCAAACAAGTGCTATATTATCAAGACTAACTACATTTAAGCCATAAACACACATTGCGCCAAGTGTGCTAAAAACCCATATAGGCAACTTAAAGGGACGCATATAAATGCAAAATATTGTTGCTACAAAAATAATATAACCCATAATCTCACTTAAATTGATGTTGAAATTAATCTTAAATTATAACATACTTAAAATATTGATGTTACTAAAACATACATATTGGTTAAAAATAAGATAACTTTTATAGAACTTTATTAGTGTTCTTGTTATTTTTTGTAAAATCGAGGTGAATATATTTCAATTAATGTTAAGGAGTGATAAATGGAACAGGTGATAGAGGAATCTCTTAAATTTGCTGAGGAATTACAGGGTAAAATTGAGAGAAATATTTCTCAAAGTGAGCGAGAATTTCACAGCAAAATGCAAAAATTGCTCAACAATCCTAAAAATAAAGTTATGCTTATAGAGCTTCTTGATAGATCTTTTAGATGTAAAGATAAAAGAGCTTCTTTTGAATTAATAGAGCATACTTTGAATAAATTTGGTATAGCAGATTTTTTCTCGCCTTTTGAGAAGTTTTTGCTTTATAGTTTTATTAATTTGGGTCGATTTGCACCAAATATTTCGGTGCCCTTTTTTGTTTCTCATTTAAGAAAAGATACAAGTGCTATGGTGCTAGATGCAGATAAAGGCTTTTTGAAACCTCATATAGAAAAAAGAAAACAAAATGATCACATTACATTAAATGTGAATCTAATTGGTGAGGAGGTCTTAGGCGAAGCAGAATCACAATATAGAATCCGAAAATATGAAGAAGCCTTGCAATCAAGTTATATTACATATATTTCTATTAAGATAACTACCATTTTTTCACAGATTAATATTATAGATTTTAAATATTCTAAAGATGAAGTGGTAAAAAGATTAGATCATCTCTATGCTCTAGCTGAAGCTGAAGAAAAAAGGCAAGGTGTAGAAAAATTTATTAACCTTGATATGGAGGAATTTAGAGATCTTGAGCTAACAGTTGCTGCATTTATGGAAAGTCTTTCTAAATTTAATATAAAGCAGGTATTGTTTTACAAGCTTATATACCCGATTCTTATGAATATCTCAAAAAACTCTTTGCTTTTTCAAAACAAAGAGTGCAAGAGGGTAAAAAACCCATTAAGATTCGCTTTGTAAAAGGCGCAAATATGGAAAGTGAGGAGACAATTGCTAGTCAAAGAGGATGGGAGCTTCCTACTTTCTATAAAAAGATTGACACAGATAGCAATTATAATAAAATGCTTGAT from Helicobacter colisuis includes:
- a CDS encoding ArsB/NhaD family transporter gives rise to the protein MGYIIFVATIFCIYMRPFKLPIWVFSTLGAMCVYGLNVVSLDNIALVWEITKPSTLALIGLILFSLAFEKLGFFSHLASYIIPNTHCIHTWKFFVLLIILGSIVSMVFANDGAILVLTPLVLALFNKIDFSKQKHITPKIKFFASFSPLVVFLLLISFISDFASNAFIISNLTNIITAEMFKISFLHFAMMMALPQIFGIFVFIIIAWICFRQFLPHTLHFKPDTPLSDNVNSNPNSNHKPSKITLALCYILIIILFIGITLGQHYGIELYIFLFGISLIALIYAKALDLIQVKTLLKETPFSVVIFSFGLFVVVFGVKNAGFLDTMQIIFDSIDLAPLLMQIFSVGIFSSLGSSIINNLPMVLLGNLTLQSFELNSLHTQTLAFAHLLGCNIGSKLTPLGSLATLLFLLKLKIYNIKISLLQYIIFAFILVFFVLLVSLFGLWISAMIFY